From the Cryptosporangium phraense genome, one window contains:
- a CDS encoding ABC transporter ATP-binding protein: protein MSLIEVDDVHRVYGSGRFGGRTVHALRGVSFAVERGERFGIVGESGSGKSTLIRLLAGLDRPTSGMVRFDGREVSGRSERQLRFLREQLQVVFQDPMSSLDPRMNVRQIVSEPLIGTRHPDPVGRVRELLAAVGLEAGAADRYPHQFSGGQRQRISIARALAPQPSVLIADEPVSALDVSVRAQILNLLADLVDEFALTMVFVSHDLSVVRRVCDRVAVLRDGELVEVGTTEQVYSDRAQPYTRQLVAAIPTIERALAGVDAEQLAGQVAAAGGAPEKSAPDGSAPDGSAPVGARKDEEG from the coding sequence ATGAGCCTGATCGAGGTCGACGACGTGCACCGCGTCTACGGCTCGGGCCGCTTCGGCGGGCGGACCGTGCACGCGCTGCGCGGGGTGAGCTTCGCGGTCGAGCGCGGTGAGCGGTTCGGCATCGTCGGCGAGTCCGGGTCCGGCAAGTCGACGCTGATCCGGCTGCTCGCCGGGCTCGACCGGCCGACGTCGGGAATGGTCCGGTTCGACGGCCGGGAGGTCTCCGGCCGCAGCGAACGGCAGCTGCGGTTCCTGCGCGAGCAGTTGCAGGTCGTGTTCCAGGACCCGATGAGCTCGCTGGACCCCCGGATGAACGTCCGGCAGATCGTCAGCGAGCCGCTGATCGGTACCCGGCATCCGGACCCGGTCGGCCGGGTCCGCGAGCTGCTGGCCGCGGTCGGGCTGGAGGCCGGTGCGGCCGACCGCTACCCGCACCAGTTCTCCGGCGGGCAGCGGCAGCGGATCTCGATCGCCCGCGCGCTGGCTCCGCAGCCCTCGGTGCTGATCGCCGACGAGCCGGTCAGCGCCCTGGACGTCTCGGTGCGGGCGCAGATCCTCAACCTGCTCGCCGACCTGGTCGACGAGTTCGCGCTGACGATGGTCTTCGTCTCGCACGACCTGTCGGTGGTGCGCCGGGTCTGCGACCGGGTCGCTGTGCTGCGCGACGGCGAGCTGGTCGAGGTGGGCACGACCGAGCAGGTCTACTCCGATCGCGCGCAGCCGTACACGCGCCAGCTCGTCGCGGCGATCCCGACCATCGAGCGGGCGCTGGCCGGTGTGGATGCCGAACAGCTGGCCGGCCAGGTCGCCGCCGCCGGCGGCGCTCCCGAGAAGAGCGCTCCTGACGGGAGCGCTCCTGACGGGAGCGCTCCGGTCGGCGCTCGGAAGGATGAGGAGGGGTGA
- a CDS encoding ABC transporter permease produces the protein MVVGAVIVGLVLLAALVSFVWTPFDPTDVDAAVRLRGPSGTHWLGTDTLGRDVFSQLLVGARTTLFVGVIAVGVGAIVGTPLGIAAGMTDRIVSELIRRFIDLLLAFPALLLAVMFGAVYGASTLTAMLAIGIATAPAFARLARAGTLQVMASEYVLAARVAGRRAPAIAVRHVLPNIAGVLIVQASVSYGIAVLAESGLSYLGFGTPPPTPSWGRMLQDAQTLIFTDPLLSLWPAAAIALAVLGFNLLGDGLRDRFDPRLEQRR, from the coding sequence ATGGTCGTCGGTGCGGTGATCGTCGGTCTGGTGCTGCTCGCGGCCCTCGTCTCGTTCGTCTGGACGCCGTTCGACCCGACGGACGTCGACGCCGCGGTCCGACTGCGGGGCCCGAGCGGGACGCACTGGCTGGGCACCGACACGCTCGGCCGGGACGTCTTCAGCCAGCTGCTCGTCGGCGCTCGCACCACGCTGTTCGTCGGCGTGATCGCGGTCGGCGTCGGGGCGATCGTCGGCACGCCGCTGGGCATCGCGGCCGGGATGACCGACCGGATCGTCTCGGAGCTGATCCGGCGGTTCATCGACCTGCTGCTGGCGTTCCCGGCGCTCCTGCTGGCCGTCATGTTCGGCGCGGTCTACGGGGCCAGCACGCTGACCGCGATGCTGGCGATCGGCATCGCGACCGCCCCGGCGTTCGCCCGGCTGGCCCGGGCCGGAACTCTGCAGGTGATGGCGAGCGAGTACGTGCTCGCGGCCCGGGTCGCCGGGCGGCGGGCGCCGGCGATCGCGGTGCGGCACGTGCTGCCGAACATCGCCGGGGTGCTGATCGTGCAGGCGTCGGTCTCCTACGGCATCGCCGTGCTGGCCGAGTCGGGCCTGTCCTACCTGGGCTTCGGCACGCCGCCGCCCACCCCGTCGTGGGGCCGGATGCTGCAGGACGCACAGACGCTGATCTTCACCGACCCGCTGCTCTCGCTGTGGCCGGCCGCGGCGATCGCGCTCGCCGTACTCGGCTTCAACCTGCTCGGCGACGGCCTGCGCGACCGGTTCGACCCTCGTCTGGAGCAGCGCCGATGA
- a CDS encoding ABC transporter ATP-binding protein, with protein sequence MNAVLTVDRLSVGAGDTPLVRDVSFTLGRGERVGLIGESGSGKSLTALSVLGLLPEGVRAEGSIRLAGVDHELVGAGERELGRIRGKQLTMVFQEPMTSLDPTQRIGDQVAEVLRIHSRISRTAARAHAVELLERVRLPDPARTARAYPHQLSGGQRQRVVLAIALANRPAVILCDEPTTALDVTVQAQMLALIEQAVADDGSALLFITHDLAVVATICERVLVMYGGRIVESGPVADVFRRPRHRYTAGLLAASDLTADDGTGRLPTIPGSVPGAGRFPAGCVFRTRCAAATDVCAELPEWTPTGGGGYACWHPAGTP encoded by the coding sequence ATGAACGCCGTGCTGACCGTCGACCGGCTCTCGGTGGGCGCCGGGGACACCCCGCTGGTCCGGGACGTCTCGTTCACGCTGGGCCGGGGCGAACGCGTCGGGCTGATCGGCGAGTCCGGGTCGGGCAAGTCGCTGACCGCGCTGAGCGTGCTCGGCCTGCTGCCGGAAGGCGTCCGGGCCGAGGGATCGATCCGGCTGGCCGGCGTCGACCACGAGCTGGTCGGGGCGGGGGAGCGAGAGCTGGGCCGCATCCGGGGCAAGCAGCTGACGATGGTCTTCCAAGAGCCGATGACCTCGCTCGACCCCACCCAGCGGATCGGCGACCAGGTGGCCGAGGTCCTGCGGATCCACTCCCGGATCAGCCGGACGGCCGCCCGCGCCCACGCGGTCGAGCTGCTGGAACGGGTGCGGCTGCCGGATCCTGCGCGGACGGCGAGGGCGTACCCGCACCAGCTCTCCGGCGGTCAGCGGCAACGGGTGGTGCTGGCGATCGCGCTGGCCAACCGGCCGGCCGTGATCCTCTGCGACGAACCGACCACCGCGCTGGACGTGACCGTGCAGGCGCAGATGCTGGCCCTGATCGAGCAGGCGGTGGCCGACGACGGCAGCGCGTTGCTGTTCATCACCCACGACCTGGCCGTCGTCGCGACGATCTGCGAGCGCGTGCTGGTGATGTACGGCGGCCGGATCGTGGAGAGCGGCCCGGTGGCGGACGTGTTCCGGCGTCCGCGGCACCGCTACACCGCCGGTCTGCTCGCCGCGTCCGATCTCACCGCCGACGACGGCACCGGCCGGCTGCCCACGATCCCCGGCAGCGTGCCCGGGGCCGGCCGGTTCCCGGCCGGCTGTGTGTTCCGCACCCGGTGCGCGGCCGCGACCGACGTCTGCGCCGAGCTCCCGGAGTGGACGCCGACCGGCGGCGGGGGATACGCCTGCTGGCACCCGGCGGGCACGCCATGA